From Sulfurovum zhangzhouensis, the proteins below share one genomic window:
- a CDS encoding 4Fe-4S dicluster domain-containing protein, producing the protein MAVMTAPENTPVWVNTARCKACDICVDACPAGVLSMKADASSTLGAMIDIIAPDSCIGCNECELSCPDFAIYVAEKSEFKFAKLSDSAKARQEAIMNNGYRLPADYEEAN; encoded by the coding sequence ATGGCAGTAATGACAGCACCAGAGAATACTCCGGTATGGGTAAATACGGCTAGATGTAAAGCTTGTGATATCTGTGTGGATGCATGTCCGGCAGGTGTACTTTCTATGAAAGCAGATGCGAGTTCAACACTTGGTGCAATGATTGATATTATCGCACCTGATTCATGTATCGGATGTAATGAGTGTGAACTTTCATGTCCAGACTTTGCAATCTATGTTGCAGAAAAAAGTGAATTTAAGTTTGCTAAACTTTCTGACTCTGCAAAAGCAAGACAAGAAGCAATTATGAATAACGGGTATAGACTACCTGCAGACTATGAGGAGGCTAACTAA
- a CDS encoding 2-oxoglutarate synthase subunit alpha, whose product MAELREIISTGNDLAAIAAVDAGCRFFGGYPITPSSEVMHTISDLLPAVGGTAIQMEDEIAGVAAAIGAGMSGVRTLTATSGPGISLKAENLGLAQMAEVPLVVVNVMRGGPSTGLPTRVSQGDVAQAKNPSHGDYKSITVCAGNLAECYTETVRAFNLADRFMQPVFVLLDETLGHMHGKAMIPTVEEVQAGIKPRKTFDGAPEDYRPYDVAQDEPAVLNPMFQGYRYHYTGLHHDAMGFPTEEIETCRKLIDRLFRKVEEHTDEIESNEEYMLDDAEILLIGYGSASLAIKEAVSVLRAEGVKVGMFRPITLWPSPEQTMYELGQKFDKVLSVELNQGQYLEEIQRAMGRKDIQKLTKTNGRPFSPADIIEKVKEVF is encoded by the coding sequence ATGGCGGAATTAAGAGAAATTATATCAACTGGTAACGACCTTGCAGCGATTGCAGCGGTAGATGCTGGATGTAGATTTTTTGGTGGATATCCTATTACTCCATCAAGTGAGGTAATGCATACAATCTCTGACCTGCTACCGGCTGTAGGTGGTACGGCAATTCAGATGGAAGATGAGATCGCTGGTGTTGCTGCGGCAATCGGTGCAGGGATGAGTGGAGTACGTACACTTACAGCTACTTCAGGACCTGGTATTTCATTGAAAGCTGAAAACCTTGGTCTTGCGCAGATGGCTGAAGTACCATTGGTTGTTGTAAACGTTATGAGAGGTGGTCCGTCTACAGGTCTTCCTACACGTGTTTCACAAGGTGACGTTGCTCAGGCTAAGAACCCAAGCCACGGTGACTATAAATCAATTACTGTATGTGCTGGTAACCTTGCTGAGTGTTATACTGAGACAGTTAGAGCGTTCAACCTTGCAGATAGATTCATGCAACCGGTTTTCGTACTTCTTGATGAAACACTTGGACACATGCACGGTAAGGCAATGATCCCTACTGTAGAAGAAGTACAAGCAGGTATCAAGCCAAGAAAAACATTTGACGGGGCACCTGAAGATTATAGACCATACGATGTTGCTCAAGATGAGCCTGCGGTACTTAACCCAATGTTCCAAGGTTATAGATACCACTATACTGGTCTACACCATGATGCTATGGGATTCCCGACTGAAGAGATCGAAACATGTAGAAAACTGATCGACAGACTCTTTAGAAAAGTTGAAGAGCATACTGATGAGATCGAATCAAACGAAGAGTATATGCTTGATGATGCAGAGATCCTTTTGATCGGATACGGTTCAGCATCACTTGCGATTAAAGAAGCGGTATCTGTACTTAGGGCAGAAGGTGTGAAAGTAGGTATGTTCAGACCGATCACACTTTGGCCAAGCCCAGAGCAGACAATGTACGAGCTTGGACAGAAGTTCGATAAAGTACTTTCAGTAGAGCTTAACCAAGGTCAATACCTTGAAGAGATCCAAAGAGCAATGGGAAGAAAAGATATTCAGAAGTTGACTAAAACAAACGGTCGTCCATTCTCCCCTGCAGATATTATCGAGAAGGTTAAGGAGGTATTCTAA
- a CDS encoding heavy-metal-associated domain-containing protein, with protein sequence MRQTFEVLNVKCGGCASTIKTKLFDEFGEIEVDLNKEPREITVEITVEKVVALKAALKKLGYPMKSEQMGFVETNTAKAKSIISCAIGKMNQ encoded by the coding sequence ATGAGACAGACATTTGAAGTGCTTAATGTTAAATGTGGTGGATGCGCATCTACAATCAAAACAAAACTTTTTGATGAGTTTGGAGAAATAGAGGTTGATCTTAATAAAGAACCTCGTGAAATTACAGTAGAAATTACAGTAGAAAAAGTAGTAGCACTGAAAGCAGCACTTAAAAAGCTTGGTTATCCTATGAAATCTGAGCAAATGGGTTTTGTAGAAACCAATACAGCAAAAGCAAAAAGTATCATATCCTGTGCAATAGGGAAAATGAACCAATAA